DNA from Nymphaea colorata isolate Beijing-Zhang1983 chromosome 4, ASM883128v2, whole genome shotgun sequence:
AGAAAGGCCCAAGAGATTGATCCAGACTCCAACAAGGCATGCAACCTAAGCGTCTGTCTCATTAGGCAAGGTAGGTACGACGAAGCTGGAGCCATTCTCCATGATGTGAAGAGTGGAAGATACGGCGCGACGGAAGATGACAAGTCGCTCCTACGGGCTGAAGAATTGCTACAAGAATTGGGAAGATTAAGAGGGGAGAATGTTCATGGCAGCACCAACAGCGAAGATGGGTTCGATCATCTTGATGACATCATTCTTCGTGGGTTAGATCTAGCCCCTGACTGGTCTCCATCAAACTTGAAGCGGCTGCCCATATTCGAAGAGATCCCCCTCGTAGAGATCAGATAGCTTTTGTAGAGTGTCGTCTATAGCACTGTGATCTGTAGCATGGTTCTTGAGTGGGTTCTGTAAATAGTAGTCCAATAGGTGCTTGGGTtgttaaaattatatatttttttttagttcacaGGAGTTTGGGTTAAGGAATAAGGTCCAAATCCGTTTGCTCTGTGTACTGTCGTTGTCACCGTGGGAAGAGGTATTGGCTTAGTCAAATGAAATGTTTGTCCAGTAAGTACCTGTTAGTCTCACGTGAACTAATGTATCGAATTAGTGTGGCAAATTAGAAAAAAGTATGGGTTCGCTATAGTCTCTATTTCTCCCCCCTCCACAGTCCACCCACACCCTCCGTATATATCTGACTGGGGCATCTTAACGAGAGTTTGTTTACAACGGAAGGTTGTACTCTAAGCCGCGGTTTTTACGCTGCTAACTATCTTAGTTTGTTGAGCAAGTTGGTTAGTCAGTTGTTATGATTGTTTTGGACCACATACAATCCACCCTTCCTTGGAACCTTCAGAAAGGAGAAGCAAGCGGcaagaattttaaattttaagtgaGGTTATGACGACTGATCAAATATGTTCTTGAACTTAATGACAAAGGAAACTGAGAGTAGCCAAATGTCGGATGTTGCCATATGATTAAATATATGAGAATTATTGTTAGAAACATTATAAGCAACTGTTAAAAACATTTAGTAATTATCATTACACTACAAACCTTTGTCGATGCTCATAACACTGTGTGTTTTTAGCAatacatttttaaacatttagtCATCCAGCAACTAAATATTTagttaaaaactttttaaaacgATTATTTGGTAAAAgaaattcattatttttattactCTTTGTTATTGAATAGGGGAACTAAAGTATGTAAAGAGATCTGGAACTTTTAGCCTCAGCCTTCTTGATTTCTCACGAACTATTACAACTTTTACAAAATCTTGGTAGAAATAACATGCTACAACAATTGTATTTGGGATGGATGCTTTCTTTCCCGAAAAGAAGACAATTTCTAAAGTTCCCGAAAAGAAAACTAATGAGACAAAAAGTCAGgcgattttttttctttgcttttaagggtgtgtttgataaaCTTGATTTAAAAGTGCTTCAAAAAATGTGCCATGTAAGATCCCTCTGAAAACAAATGGGAGATCTTGATAGTactacatgaaaaaaaaaacatgaacttaGATTTAAAGTGGGATGGGAGATGGTCTGACCTGAAACCCACAGATATGAAACCGAGCCTTCATATCACATCACCGTAGATATAGTAAACGACTGCTACTTAAGAGGACGgtaaaatttcaagaaaaaattaccGTGGAAAAAAGTAGGATCTAGAGAGGTTCCACTTTTTTGGTGGGAGAATTTTTTCCGAATTCAGTGAAAAAACACAAGGTAAAATTCTCTGTGTTTGACAAAGCAGGAGAAAACCGCTGGGATAAAATTCTCACGATAGATGCATCAAACGGAGCGTAAATGAATCCACTCAAGAACGCTCTCTTGTAGATAAGCATGTTTGTTGCTCAACTACGTTCATGCtagcatttttcttttccaaaatagtaacataatttggatttaaatttagCACATAATTTTTCATATCCAACCCAACCAATATTTGAGTGTGATGGACATTCGGAACTGATTTCATTTACAAATTTAGTTatgattttatatttattaGATTCAAAAGTAGGTCCAACTACGAGTCAGATAATGCAACATCCGTATCACCCGAATATGGTATTGGTACATATTTTAACTCAATTGGACAAATCaggaagaaattaagaaaataaaaacatgctttcggcccaaaaaaaaaaaacccgcaGTTCTGGAAGCGGGTTGGACGTCTGAATCGCAGTTCCGTTATGCTGAAACCCAAGCAAACGTCGCACATGGTACTGTTGGAACAGGCGGAACGCGCGGACAGGAGGAGTTTATTTCCGCTGCCATCCTCCGCCGTTCCATGGTGTGTTTGACACGGAACAGGGACTCGAGAGCCTTCTCCCTCTCCCGCGCGGCGCgccctcctcttctctctttctccccctctccctctgctccatCTCCGGCAGTTCGGTCCTTCCCCAACCATCCGCTGATCCAGGTGACGGCCTATTCCTCCCCACCTCTCTCTCTGCTCCGTCATGTGTAGCTAGGGCATTTGCATCTGATTGGGATTTTTCTGATTTCCTCGAGAGATTTTCTGGTATGCACTTAGCTCATTATGTATGTTCCATTTTTCGTGCTGATTTAGAACGATTTTTGTTCTTTACCctcattattctcattttttgattaaatgaaaaaataaaataaccaaGCCGCCGGGCATAAAGGAAAGCTTCAGCTGGTGGTTCTCCGAGGTAAAATCACGCCTGCTTAGTAATGAGTTGTCTTTTCTTGGTGTAGGTTGGagcgtgtttttttttttttttgcaaaaatagcATCTGAGTGTAACTTTTAGGCATTTGAGTGTGATTCCGTAGATTGCTGCcgtgatttttttgttttgcttctcaGCATCGGTTTTTTGCTTCGGGTTTCATGAAAATGGGATCTTTTTATGTCGGAAggtaaaattttcttctttgacCGCGGTTTGTGTTTAGGGTCAAGATGCGGTAGAGCTTCAATCCATGCTTGTGAATATAAACTGCTTGCTCCAATTTTTCTTGAATAAATCTACTTCAAATGTTATAGAAGATTGGTAGTTAACAGTAATTTCGGTTTACAGATGGCTGCCACGTCATCAGCATATCCTCCCCCACCTCCATTCTACAGGTTGTACAAGGACTACCTTCAAAATCCCAGCTCTGCACCCGAGCCACCTCCTCCCATTGAAGGCACCTATATGCTTTATGGCTCCAATTATACGGTACTTGCTTAATTCCTAATGGTCATGTCGTCTTTTGAtcatctcttttgttttttggacGCTTGAAATAAGATGCAAAGGATGCTGTTTCATGCAATTCCAGGGTTTTCAGTTTTGTCGTGCTCAAAGGGATTTTtgttagaattttgaaaatgaaagatcttGCTCAATTATTATTCCGTtgtttatttccttttgtttgtaGTAGACCGATGATGTGCTCCCGAGTTTGGAAGATCAAGGGGTCCGACAATTATATCCAAAAGATCCCAACATAggtatgtttcttttttcatcacCATTTCATGCAAAACTTATGGTTCAGTGTTGTCTCACTATTGCTGTTATGACTTTTCCAGAGTAGTGGTGCTGATATgattatttgtttattaaaaCTCAGTTCTAACTGTGTTTCCTGCTTGACCTAAACAATCAGCttataaagaaaaacattattcaaaTGTTTTACTGTTCTTTGTGATatagttgattgattttcatatcTTTTATCCTACACAGATTACAAAAAGGAATTGAGAAAACTCAACAGAGAGCTGCAACTCCATATTTTGGAGCTTGCGGATGTGCTCATTGAGAGGCCATCTCAGTATGCTAGAAGAGTAGAAGAAATATCTgtgatcttcaaaaatttgcaTCATCTTCTCAATTCTTTGCGTCCTCATCAGGTTCTGGTGCTTTCTTCTGGAGTTTTCCGATGTTACAATTAACTATCATCTTATTAATAGATCTAGTCTTTTGCAGGCCAGGGCAACACTAATACATATATTGGAGATGCAGATACAACAGCGTAAGAAGGCAGTGGATGACATCAAAAGGTTTGTCCTCTAATCACCAGATGCTATGTCATTTAAGCTTTTTAGGATGCTTCCTATACGTGTCTCTTGGGATCCAGTTGCAGCTGTGTTGACCAATGGAAATATAAGGCTAAAATTTTAATCCTGTAACGGAATGATTTCTTGTTAGTGTT
Protein-coding regions in this window:
- the LOC116252287 gene encoding mediator of RNA polymerase II transcription subunit 7a-like encodes the protein MVCLTRNRDSRAFSLSRAARPPLLSFSPSPSAPSPAVRSFPNHPLIQMAATSSAYPPPPPFYRLYKDYLQNPSSAPEPPPPIEGTYMLYGSNYTTDDVLPSLEDQGVRQLYPKDPNIDYKKELRKLNRELQLHILELADVLIERPSQYARRVEEISVIFKNLHHLLNSLRPHQARATLIHILEMQIQQRKKAVDDIKRRRAEAQQILKESLEILGGRKT